A single region of the Anopheles funestus chromosome X, idAnoFuneDA-416_04, whole genome shotgun sequence genome encodes:
- the LOC125764433 gene encoding uncharacterized protein LOC125764433, producing MDGLPLHNSGPTEMWPILMSLPHLKPMPVLVVGIYCGSSKPDNVESYLRPLVDELNFLLDQGTNINGKLVDIQLHAIIADSPARSFLKGVAYHGSRHGCMKCKSIGTHLKSARKVVYQSVCADLRTDKEFRDGVYKEHYRCRSPLLDLNDFDMIYNFVVADLLHLIDLGIVRKLLWGWVFGTLKPFKKLKPSKQRMISEQLINIKFPSEMNRQLRSLRYLKYWKGKEYGNFFRHVSIPILSANLNTRVFDHFKLLYVAVILLTSKTFQQHWAYAGILLERFVGQFGNIYHEHHVTSNVHNLLHVLVDVHRFGPLSDISTYPFENKLFSIKKLVRSAPHPLPQVANRKVELKEVEVATNDPKHTFPMIKMIKDEVILQVNENFLLRKNNKNSWFLTKDHTIIQYHSASEYSDGYKIEGYKVLIKENTFEDPLISDIIYNYKAKVSDVSSTLSHVLVSDIKCKLVCIVLNNEFFFTPLVHTIVSD from the exons ATGGATGGATTGCCCTTACACAACAGTGGACCGACTGAGATGTGGCCTATACTTATGTCCTTGCCTCATTTGAAACCAATGCCAGTGTTGGTTGTTGGAATCTATTGTGGGTCATCAAAGCCAGATAATGTTGAAAGTTATCTTAGGCCGTTGGttgatgaattaaattttcttctggaTCAAGGCACAAACATCAACGGAAAACTGGTCGACATTCAGTTACATGCCATTATAGCTGATTCTCCGGCACGATCATTTCTAAAGG GAGTCGCATATCACGGTTCAAGGCATGGCTGCATGAAATGCAAGAGCATCGGAACACATTTGAAAAGCGCCAGAAAGGTTGTGTACCAAAGCGTGTGTGCAGATCTCCGTACTGATAAAGAGTTTCGAGATGGTGTGTATAAGGAGCATTATAGATGTAGAAGTCCACTATTAGATCTCAATGATTTCGATatgatttataattttgtagTTGCAGACTTACTTCATCTAATAGATTTAGGAATAGTCAGAAAATTATTATGGGGTTGGGTATTTGGCACCCTAAagccatttaaaaaattgaaaccttCTAAGCAACGCATGATATCGGAGCAActgataaatattaaattcccAAGCGAAATGAATCGGCAATTACGATCTTTGCGTTATTTAAAGtattggaaaggaaaagagtATGGAAACTTTTTCCGTCATGTTAGCATTCCGATATTAAGTGCCAATCTCAACACACGAGTTTTCGATCATTTCAAACTATTGTATGTTGCAGTTATACTACTGACCTCCAAGACATTTCAACAGCATTGGGCATATGCAGGTATCTTACTAGAAAGGTTTGTTGGTCAATTTGGCAACATTTACCATGAACATCATGTGACCAGTAACGTTCATAACTTGCTTCATGTTTTGGTTGATGTGCATAGGTTTGGGCCATTAAGTGATATTTCTACATATccatttgaaaacaaattattttctatcaaAAAATTAGTCAGGAGTGCTCCTCACCCTCTACCACAAGTTGCTAACCGTAAAGTTGAGCTAAAAGAAGTGGAAGTTGCTACAAATGATCCAAAACATACATTTCCcatgataaaaatgataaaagatGAAGTCATACTGCAGGTGAATGAAAACTTTTTACTacgcaaaaataataaaaactcatGGTTTTTGACTAAAGACCACACAATAATTCAATACCATAGCGCATCAGAATACTCCGATGGTTATAAAATAGAGGGTTAtaaagttttgataaaagaaaacacatttgaaGATCCCCTTATCTCTGATATCATATATAATTATAAGGCAAAAGTATCGGATGTATCATCTACATTAAGCCATGTATTAGTTAGCGATATTAAGTGTAAATTAGTGTGTATAGTCTTAAATAacgaattttttttcactcctcTTGTTCATACTATTGTAagtgattaa